AAGATGCAGATGAAAGTGCGTATTACGAATACATTTGCAAGCGCGCCGGTATCCAAGTCGCATACTGCGCAGAGCAATTTGAAAATGACGGCTCTCCTGTCTCCACGATCGTGAAGGGTGTCAAGCGCGCAATGGCCGGAGAGTACAGTAGGGAATTATCCGCCAAAGTATTTGCCGGACAATGCCGGTTGATTGAACTCGGCTTCCGTCAGGGAGGCCCTGCAGGATACGGACTTAGACGAGTATTGATTGATCAATTTGGTCAAATTAAAACCGAACTAAAGCATGGCGAACAGAAGAGCTTGCAAACAGACCGCGTTATCCTGATGCCAGGCCCTGAGGCTGAGATTCTTCTGGTAAATCAGATTTATCAATGGTTCATTGAGGATGGCTTATATGAATCAGAAATCGCTAGTAGGCTCAATGCCATGCAAGTTGTCACTGACCTGAACCGTGCGTGGACCAGGTCTACCGTACATGAGGTATTGACGAATGAGAAATACATTGGCAATAACGTGTACAACCGCATCTCTTACAAATTGAAAAAGATGCGTGTGATCAATCAAAGCAACATGTGGATCAAGAAGGAAGGTGCTTTCCAGCCTATTGTTGCCTCAGAAGTATTTTTTACTGCCCAAGGTATATTACGTGCGCGCGCCAGAAAATATACCGACGAGGAATTAATAGAGCGTTTACGCTTACTCTATAAGAGTCGTGGTGTCTTGTCTGGTCTCATTATTGATGAAATGGAAGATATGCCTACCTCTTCTGTTTACGCCTATCGCTTTGGCAGCCTGATTCGTGCCTATCAAATGGTAGGTTTTACACCAGATCGTGACTATCAGTATCTGGAAGTGAACCGTTTCATCCGGCGCTTACATCCCGAAATTATTGTACAAACGGAAGCCAGGATTGCCGAATTGGGTGGGCAAATCAGTCGCGATCCCGGCACCGATTTGCTCCATATTATTGATTTTTACGTAAATCATGACAACCGTTTTTGATTTCATTCGTTATCCCAATATAATGTCCGTACTGGAGGTATGAGATGGCGAAAGAAATAGAAGATGGAGCAAAGCGACGAGTCAAGGCGGGTCGGCTTCTGCTGCAAGGCAAAGGGTGCGCCGAAGTAGCGCTGGTGGTCGGCGTAGCACGCAACACGGTATATACCTGGAAAGCCATACTCGATGAAGGAGGGCTTGACGCGCTGCGCGCAGTAGGTGGAAAGGGGCGGCCTGCACAACTTGATGCCATGGAATTAGGGGAGTTGCGGCGCTGCCTTCTCGATAGTCCGACGGAACATGGTTTTGGCACCGAGTTGTGGACACTTAAACGCGTGCGTCTACTTATTGAAAGAAAGTTCGAAGTGTCGTTCAGTGAAGTGCACGTTTGGCGCATTCTTGGCGCACTGGGATTCAGTAACCAAAAGCCGGAGCGTCGCGCCATCGAACGTAACGAAGATGCTGTACAGGAGTTCAAGAAAAAGACCTGGCCTGCGCTCAAAAAAAAGCCTCGAGAGAGAATCGACTGATTGTATTCATCGACGAGTCCGGAATCAGCGAACGGCCTACCCGTGTGCGTACTTGGGCACTCAAAGGGAAAACGCCGATTATTCAGTTTCATTTCA
This is a stretch of genomic DNA from Undibacterium sp. KW1. It encodes these proteins:
- a CDS encoding IS630 family transposase (programmed frameshift); translated protein: MAKEIEDGAKRRVKAGRLLLQGKGCAEVALVVGVARNTVYTWKAILDEGGLDALRAVGGKGRPAQLDAMELGELRRCLLDSPTEHGFGTELWTLKRVRLLIERKFEVSFSEVHVWRILGALGFSNQKPERRAIERNEDAVQEFKKKTWPALKKKPSRENRLIVFIDESGISERPTRVRTWALKGKTPIIQFHFNWKHLSVIAGVTRKNYLFRFHEGSIKKEQIVEFLKALKAHLKQPLLIILDGLRAHKSKLVREYLDSTNGYIQIAFLPPYAPDLNPVEYLWAWLKRHALANFCPNNLAELQTIARNKLKSAQRRPSIIMACWKQAELW
- a CDS encoding recombinase family protein; this encodes MYLSPKNEYNQSLADTSHFRGAEYVRMSTEHQQYSTDNQRQRILEYASRRQIEIVKTYADEGKSGLRIDGRHALQQLIKDVESGAADFNIILVYDVSRWGRFQDADESAYYEYICKRAGIQVAYCAEQFENDGSPVSTIVKGVKRAMAGEYSRELSAKVFAGQCRLIELGFRQGGPAGYGLRRVLIDQFGQIKTELKHGEQKSLQTDRVILMPGPEAEILLVNQIYQWFIEDGLYESEIASRLNAMQVVTDLNRAWTRSTVHEVLTNEKYIGNNVYNRISYKLKKMRVINQSNMWIKKEGAFQPIVASEVFFTAQGILRARARKYTDEELIERLRLLYKSRGVLSGLIIDEMEDMPTSSVYAYRFGSLIRAYQMVGFTPDRDYQYLEVNRFIRRLHPEIIVQTEARIAELGGQISRDPGTDLLHIIDFYVNHDNRF